The following are encoded together in the Desulfofalx alkaliphila DSM 12257 genome:
- the aroB gene encoding 3-dehydroquinate synthase produces the protein MNTVLPVNLGGRSYDIIIGPGLHQGIGDLLAPLNIGKKVLLVNNPRVGRLYRQTVEQALQQRGYGVTVAEVPDSEEAKSIQQAARLYDVMFDAAMDRNSAVLALGGGVVGDLAGFVAATYMRGVPFVQIPTTLLAMVDSSVGGKVAVNHPQGKNIIGAFYQPKLVLADTDTLASLDKRDVLSGLAEVIKAALIKDADFFNWLEENIHRVLALETQSLQKIIELSCRIKARVVESDETEQGLRAILNYGHTVGHGIETLSGYGIYRHGEAVAMGMVAEARLALQLGLLTEADVERIEKLLENCGLPTAVPKGINARHLLASMYKDKKVLDGLLTFALPDGIGRAVIKRDIPEQLILNTFN, from the coding sequence GTGAATACTGTTTTGCCGGTAAACCTAGGGGGGCGCAGTTATGACATTATAATCGGCCCCGGCCTTCACCAAGGGATAGGTGACCTTTTAGCCCCCCTTAATATAGGTAAAAAAGTACTGCTTGTAAACAACCCCAGGGTGGGCCGATTGTACCGCCAAACTGTGGAACAGGCCTTACAACAAAGGGGTTATGGTGTTACGGTGGCCGAGGTGCCGGACAGTGAAGAGGCTAAAAGTATACAGCAGGCGGCACGATTATATGATGTAATGTTTGACGCAGCAATGGATCGCAACAGCGCGGTCTTGGCCTTGGGCGGTGGCGTGGTGGGGGATTTGGCCGGTTTTGTGGCTGCCACCTACATGCGTGGGGTACCTTTTGTGCAAATACCCACCACCCTGTTGGCCATGGTGGACAGCAGTGTGGGTGGTAAGGTGGCCGTTAATCACCCCCAAGGGAAAAACATTATCGGGGCCTTTTACCAGCCCAAGTTGGTGCTGGCAGATACCGACACCCTGGCTTCTTTGGACAAAAGAGATGTGCTGTCCGGCCTGGCCGAAGTAATTAAGGCTGCATTGATTAAAGATGCTGATTTCTTTAATTGGCTGGAAGAAAACATCCACCGGGTGCTTGCCTTAGAAACCCAATCCCTGCAGAAAATTATAGAGCTATCCTGCCGCATTAAAGCCCGGGTGGTGGAGTCAGATGAAACCGAGCAGGGTTTAAGGGCCATTTTAAACTATGGTCATACCGTTGGCCACGGCATAGAAACCCTTTCTGGCTACGGTATTTACCGCCACGGTGAAGCGGTGGCCATGGGCATGGTGGCCGAAGCACGGCTGGCACTGCAGCTGGGCCTATTAACGGAAGCCGATGTGGAGCGCATAGAGAAATTGCTGGAAAATTGCGGACTGCCCACCGCTGTGCCCAAGGGAATAAATGCCCGGCACCTGCTGGCTTCCATGTACAAAGATAAAAAGGTGCTGGATGGTTTGCTGACCTTTGCGCTGCCGGACGGAATCGGCAGGGCAGTAATTAAACGTGATATTCCGGAGCAGCTGATATTAAATACCTTTAATTAA
- a CDS encoding shikimate kinase, with translation MKNIVLIGFMGCGKTVVGRRLAARLGLKHVDTDREIEKVTGKTVAQLFAKDGPIRFRSEETLLLKKMDGKRGLVISTGGGMVLNQENVELLKTDGILVHLYADAQVIYNRVKGKRERPLLNRGDLKKRIETLLEERAGVYDVAELTIDTGKYTLDEIVEQIIQYLRERKYIQ, from the coding sequence ATGAAGAACATCGTTTTAATTGGTTTTATGGGTTGTGGAAAGACTGTGGTGGGTAGAAGATTGGCAGCCCGGCTGGGCTTAAAACATGTGGATACCGATAGGGAAATAGAGAAGGTAACCGGTAAAACGGTGGCCCAACTCTTTGCCAAGGACGGCCCCATCCGCTTTCGTTCCGAGGAGACCCTGCTGCTGAAAAAAATGGACGGTAAAAGAGGCCTTGTGATATCCACAGGCGGAGGCATGGTGCTCAACCAGGAAAACGTAGAGCTTTTAAAGACCGATGGCATACTGGTGCACCTGTACGCAGATGCCCAGGTGATTTACAACCGGGTAAAGGGCAAGCGCGAACGGCCGCTGCTAAACCGGGGGGACTTAAAAAAGCGCATTGAGACACTGCTGGAAGAACGAGCCGGAGTGTATGATGTGGCCGAGCTGACCATAGACACCGGTAAGTACACCTTGGATGAAATAGTGGAGCAAATAATTCAGTACCTAAGAGAAAGGAAGTATATTCAGTGA
- a CDS encoding prepilin peptidase, with product MKLITFMLGLVIGSFLNLCIHRIPLGISVITPPSHCPKCNYRLGVVDLVPVISFLLLRGKCRRCSAKISVRYPLVELCCGAAFLGFFLYFGLSLEYAAALVLFSGLLVSSLIDIEHRIIPNGVNLAMAVPAVPLLLLQSAELLLMGLFGALVGGGLLLLAAVLSKGGMGGGDIKLAAVLGLYLGWPHILLVLFGACLMCSTVGITLVLLKKKTLKDILPFGPYLSIAALTVLLWGDEIVSWYVSTLLKGGI from the coding sequence TTGAAGCTGATAACCTTTATGCTGGGGTTGGTGATTGGCAGCTTCCTTAACCTCTGCATTCACCGTATCCCACTGGGTATATCGGTGATAACCCCGCCTTCCCACTGTCCTAAATGCAATTATCGGCTGGGTGTAGTGGACCTGGTGCCGGTGATTAGCTTTTTACTGCTGAGGGGTAAATGCCGCCGGTGCAGCGCTAAAATATCAGTGCGCTACCCACTGGTGGAACTGTGCTGCGGTGCTGCCTTTTTGGGTTTCTTTTTGTATTTCGGCCTTTCCCTTGAATATGCTGCTGCACTTGTACTGTTCAGCGGGCTGCTGGTTAGCTCGTTAATTGACATAGAACACCGCATTATACCCAACGGTGTTAACCTGGCCATGGCTGTACCGGCTGTGCCGCTGCTGTTACTTCAATCCGCTGAACTGCTTTTAATGGGGCTGTTTGGGGCCCTGGTAGGAGGCGGATTGCTGCTTCTGGCGGCAGTGCTTTCTAAGGGAGGTATGGGCGGCGGCGACATTAAACTGGCCGCGGTGCTGGGCCTTTACCTGGGATGGCCCCATATATTATTGGTGCTGTTCGGTGCCTGCCTAATGTGTTCAACGGTGGGCATAACATTGGTGCTGCTAAAGAAAAAGACCTTAAAGGATATACTACCCTTTGGCCCCTACTTAAGCATAGCTGCTTTAACAGTGTTATTGTGGGGTGACGAAATAGTTAGTTGGTATGTAAGTACGCTGCTAAAGGGAGGTATATAA
- a CDS encoding iron-containing alcohol dehydrogenase family protein, with product MQLSFYCPTKVFFEQECVDKYSAEMSKFGKKALIVTGGNSSKKNGSLKDMVDALDKEGIDHRVFDQVEQNPSVNTVYQGARLARQMKADFIVGIGGGSPLDAAKAVAVLAVNDIEEDQLLTKRWVKSALPVVAVPTTAGTGSEVTPYSILTVDKEETKKSIAGDDLFPVIAYMDARYMLNLPWYVTANTAVDALSHSIEGFINNRATLISDLLALESITIIGRVLKNIDLNNISLDERAELLYASMLAGMVISQTATNMVHAMGYPLTYYKNLPHGLANGVTLKAALEFLGQGSPDKVARVVRAMDCQNLDEVGRLLAKVLPQVSIKLSESEQQLFVEKTMQAKNIANCPISPQEKDIYNIFKSSGLTE from the coding sequence ATGCAGCTTTCCTTTTACTGTCCCACTAAAGTATTTTTTGAACAAGAGTGTGTAGATAAATACAGTGCTGAAATGAGTAAATTTGGCAAAAAAGCCTTAATTGTAACCGGGGGTAATTCATCGAAAAAAAACGGCTCACTAAAGGATATGGTGGATGCTTTAGATAAAGAAGGCATTGACCACCGGGTATTTGACCAGGTGGAGCAAAACCCTTCGGTGAATACCGTTTACCAGGGCGCAAGGCTGGCCCGGCAAATGAAGGCCGACTTTATTGTGGGTATCGGCGGCGGTTCACCCTTAGATGCCGCAAAGGCAGTGGCTGTACTGGCAGTGAATGACATCGAAGAAGACCAATTACTGACTAAAAGGTGGGTTAAGTCTGCCCTGCCGGTGGTGGCGGTGCCCACCACCGCAGGCACAGGCAGCGAAGTAACCCCCTACTCCATACTTACTGTGGATAAGGAAGAAACTAAAAAATCCATCGCAGGGGACGATCTCTTTCCGGTAATTGCATATATGGATGCCCGCTATATGCTTAATTTACCCTGGTATGTTACGGCCAACACAGCAGTGGATGCTTTAAGTCACAGTATTGAGGGGTTTATCAATAATCGGGCCACCCTTATTTCCGACTTGCTGGCCCTGGAGAGTATCACTATCATCGGTCGGGTGTTAAAAAACATCGACCTCAATAACATATCGCTGGATGAGCGTGCAGAACTGCTTTATGCCTCTATGCTTGCCGGTATGGTAATATCCCAAACAGCCACCAATATGGTACATGCCATGGGCTACCCGCTAACCTACTACAAAAACCTACCCCATGGTTTAGCCAACGGAGTAACCCTGAAAGCAGCCTTGGAATTTTTGGGCCAAGGCAGCCCAGACAAGGTGGCCCGGGTGGTAAGGGCAATGGACTGCCAAAACCTGGATGAGGTGGGTCGCTTATTGGCAAAGGTGCTGCCCCAGGTGAGTATTAAGCTAAGTGAATCGGAGCAGCAGTTATTCGTAGAAAAAACAATGCAGGCTAAAAACATAGCCAACTGTCCTATCTCACCACAGGAAAAAGATATTTATAATATATTTAAAAGCAGTGGCTTAACGGAGTAG
- a CDS encoding YqeG family HAD IIIA-type phosphatase, with product MRIFYPDMYVSALQNIDIEQLKQRGIKALIFDLDNTIIPWGSNDMPDETVAWFANLKEQGFKVCIVSNNSKDRVAQMAGILQIQAIHKAAKPLRRAFLRAVQMMDVRPEETAMVGDQIFTDVLGANRLGLYTILVMPINKREFIGTRINRQLEKLVLRRIRHQLIK from the coding sequence TTGCGTATTTTTTATCCCGATATGTATGTTAGCGCCCTTCAAAACATAGATATTGAACAGCTTAAGCAAAGGGGCATCAAAGCACTTATTTTTGATTTGGATAACACCATTATACCCTGGGGCAGCAATGACATGCCCGATGAAACGGTGGCTTGGTTTGCCAACTTAAAAGAACAGGGCTTTAAAGTCTGCATCGTCAGCAATAATAGCAAGGACAGGGTGGCCCAAATGGCGGGCATATTGCAAATACAGGCCATACATAAGGCAGCTAAGCCCCTGAGAAGGGCATTTCTTCGGGCAGTACAAATGATGGATGTGCGCCCCGAAGAGACGGCCATGGTGGGAGACCAAATATTCACCGATGTTTTAGGGGCCAATCGACTGGGCCTCTATACAATTTTAGTGATGCCCATAAATAAAAGGGAGTTTATCGGCACCCGAATTAACCGGCAACTGGAAAAGTTGGTGCTGCGCCGCATTAGGCATCAGTTAATAAAATGA
- a CDS encoding type II secretion system F family protein produces the protein MKKTFYYRAKDLSNNLREGVIEATDTMAAVAELRRQNLYIIHIKPHPSGIQKLKEGIGFYYWPSVSSKELAVFCQQLSTLIKAGVPILKALHLLTEHTENKGLKNILNKVVVELNSGSTLGETFEQHPDLFPQFFIGIIKAGEESGKLETVLDSLGKYYKKEHAIKAKLKTIVIYPLLVMAFSAIVLTVLLLFVLPNFVGTLQSFAVELPWITKVLVDLGAAVNKFWYLFFIPLLIIVAAAVYYPALLRENTKAKNAIDKLVFSLPLFGPLFIKVYMARFCRSLAHLIENGVPLLTALETTKEIINNSLISGVITEVQREVQRGGTVAETLQKSTVFPRMVSRLVAVGEQSGDLQRMLDNVADFYEDEVDVTVSRLSVVLEPLLLLVTAFFVALIMAAMVLPMFNVIEAINY, from the coding sequence ATGAAAAAAACTTTTTATTATCGTGCCAAAGACCTAAGCAACAATTTAAGGGAGGGTGTAATAGAGGCAACAGATACCATGGCCGCGGTGGCTGAATTGCGGCGGCAAAATCTATATATCATACATATTAAGCCTCACCCCAGCGGTATACAAAAACTAAAGGAAGGCATTGGGTTTTATTACTGGCCGTCGGTCAGCAGTAAAGAGCTGGCGGTATTTTGTCAGCAGCTGTCGACACTTATCAAGGCCGGAGTGCCTATTCTTAAGGCGTTGCATCTGTTGACGGAGCATACTGAAAATAAAGGTCTTAAAAATATTTTAAATAAGGTGGTAGTGGAACTAAATTCAGGCAGTACGCTTGGGGAAACATTTGAGCAACACCCTGACCTTTTTCCTCAATTTTTCATTGGCATTATTAAAGCGGGGGAAGAGAGCGGAAAATTAGAAACGGTACTGGATAGCCTTGGCAAGTATTATAAAAAAGAACATGCAATAAAGGCAAAATTAAAGACAATAGTCATCTACCCGCTTTTGGTAATGGCTTTTTCCGCCATAGTATTGACAGTGCTCTTGTTGTTTGTGCTACCTAATTTTGTGGGCACACTGCAAAGCTTTGCGGTTGAACTGCCCTGGATAACAAAGGTTTTAGTTGACCTTGGGGCTGCAGTTAATAAATTTTGGTATTTATTTTTTATTCCGCTGTTAATTATTGTGGCCGCAGCCGTTTATTACCCTGCCTTGTTAAGGGAAAACACTAAAGCTAAAAATGCCATAGATAAATTGGTGTTCAGTTTGCCTTTATTTGGTCCCCTGTTTATCAAAGTTTATATGGCAAGGTTTTGCCGCTCCTTGGCTCACCTAATAGAAAACGGTGTACCCCTGTTGACTGCCCTGGAGACCACAAAGGAAATTATTAATAACAGCTTAATATCCGGGGTAATTACCGAAGTACAAAGGGAAGTGCAGCGGGGTGGAACGGTGGCAGAAACACTACAAAAAAGTACCGTTTTTCCCCGGATGGTCAGCCGTTTGGTGGCGGTGGGAGAGCAAAGTGGTGATTTACAGCGAATGCTGGATAACGTCGCAGATTTTTATGAAGATGAGGTGGATGTGACGGTTTCCCGGCTGTCGGTGGTATTGGAACCGTTACTGTTATTGGTAACGGCTTTTTTTGTGGCCTTAATTATGGCTGCCATGGTGCTGCCCATGTTCAATGTTATTGAGGCCATTAATTATTAA
- a CDS encoding shikimate dehydrogenase has product MSNLQIDGKTTLCGLFGYPVAHSFSPAMHNAAFQALELNWIYLPLEVKPEQLGQAVDGLRAFNMAGVNVTVPHKEAVIPYLDKLDQGAAAIGAVNVIVNYEGKLTGYNTDGAGFTRALKEETGFNPLHKKVVILGAGGAARAVAVQLTLEGAKEIVLVNRTVPRAQALAQTVERMGTPGRVLTWQEPQLAEAMSGADLVVQSTSIGMHPAVDYCPPVPQGVFRPGQLVCDLVYNPMETKFLSAAAKAGATTVSGLGMLLYQGVLAFELWTGLDAPVEEMKKALYRQIGGK; this is encoded by the coding sequence GTGAGTAACTTGCAAATTGACGGCAAAACCACCCTGTGTGGTCTTTTTGGCTATCCTGTGGCACATTCCTTTTCACCGGCCATGCACAATGCCGCCTTTCAGGCTTTAGAATTAAACTGGATTTATCTGCCCCTCGAGGTAAAACCGGAGCAATTGGGCCAGGCGGTGGATGGTTTGCGGGCCTTTAATATGGCCGGTGTTAACGTCACCGTGCCCCACAAGGAGGCGGTGATACCTTACCTAGATAAGCTAGACCAAGGGGCCGCTGCCATTGGGGCTGTCAATGTCATTGTAAATTATGAAGGAAAGCTTACCGGCTACAACACAGACGGGGCGGGTTTTACCCGGGCCTTAAAAGAGGAAACCGGTTTTAATCCCTTACATAAAAAAGTAGTGATTTTAGGTGCCGGCGGTGCTGCCCGGGCGGTGGCGGTACAGCTGACCTTGGAAGGGGCCAAAGAAATTGTGCTGGTTAATCGCACTGTCCCAAGGGCACAGGCCCTGGCCCAAACCGTTGAGCGTATGGGTACCCCTGGCAGGGTGTTAACATGGCAGGAGCCGCAGCTGGCTGAAGCCATGTCAGGGGCAGATTTGGTGGTGCAATCCACCAGCATTGGCATGCACCCCGCAGTGGATTACTGCCCCCCTGTGCCCCAGGGAGTCTTTCGTCCGGGCCAGCTGGTGTGCGATTTAGTATATAATCCCATGGAAACAAAATTTTTATCCGCTGCCGCTAAGGCTGGGGCCACCACGGTAAGTGGCCTGGGCATGTTGCTTTATCAAGGGGTGCTGGCCTTTGAACTGTGGACCGGACTTGATGCTCCGGTGGAGGAAATGAAAAAGGCATTATACCGCCAGATAGGAGGTAAATAA
- a CDS encoding type IV pilus twitching motility protein PilT yields the protein MHIDKLLTEAYHRGASDVHITASSAPVFRLNGLLQPLEGLQKLTPKDTDALARQLMTPEQYNQFISAGDLDFAYQIAGLCRFRVNVYKQSGSVALAVRLINLTVPSLEELGLPQVLGHLSQKARGLVLITGPTGSGKSTTLASMIDLINNTQHCHIITLEDPIEFIHNHKKSIINQREVGRDTASFTQGLRAAMREDPDVILVGEMRDPETIATAITAAETGHLVLGTLHTSSAAQTVDRIIDSFPPHQQQQIRVQLANTIQGVVAQQLIPRMDRPGRVAALEIMVATPAIRNLIREGKTYQILSQIQTGAKHGMQTLDLSLKDLYSKGIISRDEMLKHSVDSQLLERML from the coding sequence ATGCATATCGACAAGCTTTTAACAGAGGCATACCACAGGGGAGCTTCCGATGTGCATATCACCGCTAGCTCGGCCCCTGTCTTTCGCCTCAATGGGCTGCTGCAGCCTTTAGAAGGCTTGCAAAAACTTACCCCCAAGGATACCGACGCCCTGGCCAGGCAACTAATGACGCCGGAGCAGTACAATCAATTTATTAGCGCCGGCGATTTAGATTTTGCCTATCAAATTGCCGGTTTATGCCGTTTTCGGGTAAATGTCTACAAACAGTCAGGCAGCGTAGCCCTGGCTGTCCGCTTGATTAACCTAACTGTTCCTTCCCTTGAAGAACTGGGTTTGCCCCAGGTGTTGGGCCATTTATCACAGAAAGCCCGGGGCTTGGTGCTCATTACCGGGCCCACCGGCAGCGGCAAATCCACCACCTTGGCCTCAATGATTGACTTGATTAACAATACCCAGCACTGTCACATCATCACCTTGGAAGACCCCATTGAATTTATCCATAATCACAAAAAAAGCATCATTAATCAGCGGGAGGTCGGTCGGGATACCGCTTCCTTTACCCAGGGGCTGCGGGCGGCCATGCGTGAAGACCCCGATGTTATTTTAGTTGGCGAAATGCGGGACCCAGAAACCATAGCCACTGCCATTACCGCCGCTGAAACCGGGCACCTGGTTCTCGGCACCCTGCACACATCCAGTGCCGCCCAAACGGTGGACCGCATCATTGATTCTTTTCCGCCCCACCAACAGCAACAAATACGGGTGCAGTTGGCCAATACCATCCAAGGTGTGGTGGCTCAACAGCTAATACCCCGCATGGACAGGCCCGGTCGGGTGGCAGCCCTGGAAATAATGGTGGCCACCCCAGCCATCCGCAACTTAATTCGAGAGGGAAAAACCTATCAAATTCTTTCTCAAATTCAAACCGGGGCTAAACATGGCATGCAAACCCTGGATCTATCACTAAAGGACTTATACTCCAAGGGTATTATCAGCCGGGATGAAATGTTAAAGCATTCCGTTGACAGCCAATTGTTAGAGAGGATGTTGTGA
- the mobA gene encoding molybdenum cofactor guanylyltransferase translates to MKASAAILAGGKSSRMGTNKAFLEVRSCRIIDHTMDELKKVSDDILLITNKPEEYKGLGVRLAKDIYPGMGPLSGIHSALVHAGHRAVLVVACDMPFIEAGLARYLISFADDYQVIIPVVDGYHEPLFAVYSTSCVPHIERCILQGKRRVIDFFSSVRVKYVNEEEISKVANLELVFYNVNTPKELALAKKIKAKKQEA, encoded by the coding sequence TTGAAAGCATCGGCCGCAATACTGGCGGGGGGAAAAAGCTCCCGCATGGGTACAAACAAAGCCTTTTTAGAGGTGCGCAGCTGCCGCATTATCGATCACACAATGGATGAGCTAAAAAAAGTAAGTGACGATATTTTGCTTATTACCAACAAGCCGGAAGAATACAAGGGGCTGGGGGTAAGGCTGGCCAAAGATATTTATCCCGGCATGGGACCCCTTTCGGGCATACATTCGGCACTGGTACATGCAGGGCACCGGGCAGTGCTGGTGGTGGCTTGCGACATGCCTTTTATTGAAGCCGGTTTAGCCCGGTATTTAATTAGCTTTGCCGATGATTATCAGGTGATTATTCCGGTGGTTGATGGCTACCATGAGCCACTGTTTGCCGTTTACTCCACATCATGTGTTCCTCATATTGAAAGGTGTATCCTTCAGGGTAAAAGGCGTGTGATTGACTTTTTTTCCTCAGTGCGGGTAAAATATGTCAACGAAGAAGAAATCAGTAAGGTGGCTAATTTAGAGCTGGTATTTTATAACGTCAATACGCCTAAAGAGCTGGCGCTGGCTAAAAAAATCAAAGCAAAGAAGCAGGAGGCATAA
- the aroC gene encoding chorismate synthase translates to MLRFLTAGESHGPALTAIVEGLPAGLPLTQEYINYQLARRQGGYGRGGRMQIEKDTVNFISGVRGGLTLGSPVTMQIENKDYVNWSNIMASGPEADTSQRVVTRPRPGHADLTGAIKYRHNDIRNVLERASARETAIRVAVGSAARRMLEEIGVKLVALVRQIGGVSIEDKDYHVNELCESLTDSQLMCPDPAAEKKMMQEIDRCKEEGDSLGGVFEVRAYNLPVGLGSYVHYDRKLDGRLAGALMSIQAIKGVEVGAGFSAAALPGSKVHDEIFYNEERGYHRVTNGAGGIEGGMTNGQTVVVRAAMKPIPTLYKPLKSVDMGTKEPFEASVERSDVCAVPAAAVVGEAVVAWELAVAVLEKFPADNLYDLKQAVRRHAEYVRQV, encoded by the coding sequence ATGTTAAGATTTTTAACAGCCGGTGAATCCCACGGGCCTGCCCTCACTGCCATAGTGGAAGGCTTACCTGCGGGGTTGCCCTTAACCCAAGAATATATTAATTACCAATTGGCCCGCCGTCAGGGTGGGTACGGCCGGGGTGGCCGGATGCAAATTGAAAAGGATACCGTCAATTTCATATCCGGTGTGCGCGGCGGATTGACGCTGGGCAGCCCGGTGACCATGCAAATAGAAAATAAAGATTATGTTAACTGGTCAAATATTATGGCTTCGGGCCCGGAGGCCGATACCTCCCAGCGGGTGGTCACAAGGCCCCGGCCCGGCCATGCCGATTTAACCGGGGCCATTAAGTATCGACACAATGACATCCGCAACGTACTGGAACGGGCCAGCGCCCGGGAAACTGCCATCAGGGTGGCGGTGGGCAGTGCTGCCCGGCGGATGCTGGAAGAAATAGGTGTCAAACTGGTGGCACTGGTGCGCCAAATCGGCGGTGTATCAATTGAAGATAAAGACTACCATGTCAATGAATTATGTGAATCATTAACCGATTCCCAGCTGATGTGCCCTGACCCGGCAGCCGAAAAAAAGATGATGCAAGAAATTGACCGCTGCAAAGAAGAGGGGGATTCCCTTGGCGGTGTATTTGAAGTGCGGGCCTATAACTTGCCGGTGGGCCTGGGCAGCTATGTGCACTACGACCGGAAGTTAGACGGCCGCTTAGCCGGGGCCTTAATGAGCATCCAAGCCATCAAGGGGGTAGAGGTGGGTGCCGGATTCAGTGCAGCCGCTTTGCCCGGCTCAAAGGTGCACGATGAAATATTTTACAATGAGGAAAGAGGCTACCACCGGGTGACCAATGGGGCCGGGGGGATAGAGGGCGGCATGACCAATGGCCAAACAGTTGTGGTGCGGGCGGCCATGAAACCAATACCCACCTTATACAAGCCCCTGAAAAGTGTAGACATGGGCACTAAAGAGCCCTTTGAGGCTTCGGTGGAACGTTCTGACGTATGTGCCGTGCCCGCCGCAGCGGTGGTGGGTGAAGCGGTGGTGGCCTGGGAATTGGCCGTGGCGGTTTTAGAAAAGTTCCCCGCTGACAATTTGTATGACCTAAAACAGGCGGTGCGGCGGCATGCTGAATATGTAAGGCAGGTGTAG
- a CDS encoding GspE/PulE family protein, protein MYHKYFGKKLTDLLFEKGLITERQLQEAIVEQRKTGEKLVKLLVKAGLVSQIDIINLLEKELGISQANIPLTVAATVLSKLPEPMVRRHRVFPVRIENNALVVAMTDPLNPLIIDELQQQTKMEIRPEIATEEQIDAAIARHFEVAKLEQEMMVYERQTNTYGHPKAEDNSTLVRLVNSIIKQGIDGRASDIHIEPGPEYVLVRQRVDGMLREMMHLPLSSHSAIISRIKIMANMDIAEKRLPQDGRAGLEHGNSTVDLRVSVIPAVFGEKAVIRILKKDRQLMNISRLGFSKENFEIFKTLTLSTSGIILATGPTGSGKNTTLYAVLHGLNSPEKNIITIEDPVEYTIKGITQVQVNSKVGLTFALGLRSILRQDPDIIMVGEIRDKETAEIAVRAATTGHLVISTMHTKDAADAVYRLIDLGVSPFLVASSLLGVVAQRLVRKICPHCREASNSQQGEQVQLLLPELTRKSGNFFRGRGCSYCDHTGYYGRTGIHEILVPDRQIKELIVRGVSAGTLKKAAEQKGMVTLQKDAIHKVAEGLTTIEEVKRVLYTV, encoded by the coding sequence ATGTACCACAAATATTTCGGTAAAAAACTGACCGACCTATTATTTGAAAAGGGCCTCATCACAGAAAGGCAGCTGCAGGAAGCCATAGTTGAACAGAGAAAAACCGGTGAAAAACTGGTTAAGCTGTTGGTGAAGGCAGGATTGGTAAGCCAAATTGATATTATTAATCTGCTGGAAAAGGAGTTGGGTATTTCCCAGGCCAACATTCCCTTAACAGTTGCAGCCACGGTCCTTAGCAAGTTACCTGAACCAATGGTTCGCCGACACCGGGTTTTTCCCGTCAGAATAGAGAACAATGCCCTTGTGGTGGCAATGACCGACCCTTTAAATCCCCTGATCATTGACGAGCTGCAGCAGCAAACTAAGATGGAAATTAGGCCGGAAATAGCGACAGAAGAACAGATAGATGCTGCCATAGCAAGACATTTTGAAGTGGCAAAGTTAGAACAGGAAATGATGGTATATGAAAGGCAGACCAACACCTATGGCCACCCAAAGGCAGAGGACAACTCCACCTTGGTCAGGCTGGTCAATTCCATCATTAAACAAGGCATAGATGGGCGGGCCAGCGATATCCACATCGAACCCGGGCCGGAGTATGTACTGGTACGGCAACGGGTAGACGGCATGTTAAGGGAAATGATGCACCTGCCCTTAAGTTCCCACAGCGCAATTATATCCAGAATTAAAATTATGGCCAATATGGATATAGCAGAAAAAAGACTGCCCCAAGACGGGCGGGCGGGGCTGGAGCATGGTAATAGCACAGTTGACCTGCGCGTTTCGGTGATTCCTGCCGTTTTTGGCGAAAAAGCGGTTATCCGCATTTTAAAGAAGGACAGGCAGCTAATGAATATTTCCCGTTTAGGTTTTAGCAAAGAGAATTTCGAAATATTCAAAACACTGACCTTGTCCACCTCGGGCATTATTCTGGCTACAGGACCCACCGGCAGCGGCAAAAACACCACACTCTATGCGGTGCTGCATGGCCTTAACTCTCCGGAAAAAAACATCATCACCATCGAGGACCCGGTGGAATACACCATTAAGGGGATAACCCAGGTACAGGTCAATAGCAAGGTGGGCTTAACCTTTGCGCTGGGACTGAGGTCAATATTGCGCCAGGACCCCGATATAATTATGGTGGGCGAAATACGGGACAAAGAAACGGCGGAAATAGCGGTGCGCGCTGCCACCACGGGGCATCTGGTTATTAGCACCATGCACACCAAGGATGCGGCAGATGCGGTGTATCGGTTGATAGATTTGGGAGTATCGCCTTTTTTAGTGGCCTCTAGCCTGTTAGGGGTGGTGGCACAGCGTCTGGTACGGAAAATTTGCCCCCACTGCCGGGAAGCAAGTAACAGCCAACAGGGTGAGCAGGTACAGCTTTTACTGCCGGAGCTGACCCGGAAAAGCGGTAACTTTTTCCGAGGCAGGGGCTGCAGTTACTGCGACCACACCGGTTACTACGGACGTACGGGTATCCATGAAATATTAGTGCCCGACAGACAAATAAAGGAACTGATTGTCCGGGGAGTTTCTGCCGGCACCTTGAAAAAGGCAGCAGAACAAAAGGGAATGGTTACCCTGCAGAAAGATGCCATCCATAAGGTTGCCGAGGGCTTAACCACAATAGAAGAAGTAAAGCGGGTTCTATATACAGTATAA